The sequence below is a genomic window from Ornithobacterium rhinotracheale.
ATGAATCCCTGAAAAGTTTTGGCTAAGTTGATGCCCATTAAAAACTGTCCGCACAGCTGGGAAAAATTCGTCTCAATACGTTTTCTAATTCTTGATTTGACTTTTGGAAACGCTTCTTTCTATTTTGCTGTCTAATTCTGTTCCAGCGATGCATCTAAATAGCTGAAGTTCAGAGTTTATCGACATATATTCCGCGGTAATGTTCAGTGCCACTAATTCCATATCAGACAACTTCGGTTTTCGGATTTTCTTTTTAGTAGGAATATTTTTGCAAGTTTCTTTCAGTTCTTTCAAAATAATTTTGTAGTTTTGTATAAGATTGTTCATGTATTTAATCAATTGATAACTAATTAAATATACGACTTTTTAGTCGAATGAACAATCTTTTTTTATTTTTTTTCCTAAATGCACAAGGGGTAAATAAATGATTAAAAGGATTTAGGTATAGCTACTGCTGGGGTGTTTTGTGAAATTTGTCAGTAAAAGGCATTAAATATTTATAAGCTATTGCAGAAGATATTATTTCAGTTCTTAAAACCGATGACGAGGTTTGAGGATACTCGATGCCAAAATCAATATAAATCTATCTGAAAAAAAACGAACAGAATTGTCTGTTTTTGTTTTTTTTTTATTATCTTTGCCTCATGAAAAATAAAAAACCAAAAGAAAGGGTCTTAGAGACAGCTTCTGAACTCTTTAAAAAACAAGGGTTCAACAGTACAGGAATCAACCAGATTGTAAAAGAGGCGAAAGTGGCAAAGGCAAGTTTTTACGACCATTTTCCGTCCAAAGATGAGTTGGCTATCCATTATTTGCAGCAGCGACACACCCAGTGGTTTGAGGGACTTCAAAACTTTGTAGATAAGGTAAATAGCAAAAAAGATAAGATCATACAAGCCTTTGAATACCTCAAATATATGAACGAGAAAGAGGACTTTAGTGGATGTGTCTTTCTCAATATGCTTTCCGAACTCAAATATGAGCAAAACGATGCTTACCTAATCATCAAAAATCACAAACAAGATGTACGCAATTTCTTTCATAACTTGATCGACTCCCCCATTCTTTCAATGGAAATCTACTTACTATTTGAGGCGTGTTTGGTAGAAAGTCAAGTATTCAGAACTCA
It includes:
- a CDS encoding TetR/AcrR family transcriptional regulator, producing MKNKKPKERVLETASELFKKQGFNSTGINQIVKEAKVAKASFYDHFPSKDELAIHYLQQRHTQWFEGLQNFVDKVNSKKDKIIQAFEYLKYMNEKEDFSGCVFLNMLSELKYEQNDAYLIIKNHKQDVRNFFHNLIDSPILSMEIYLLFEACLVESQVFRTQEIIHNAITIIQQKEF